The DNA window CCGTCATCCGTCACGTCTGCGACTGCTCACCGCGGTCGCCTGGCTGGGCGAACTGGACCGGGACCATGCCCTGGAGTACTTCCAGCTCGGGCTGCTCCCTGGCGACGGCGATTCGGCCTATGGCGACGCTTCGTATAGCGCTATCGCCAGTAACACGGCGTCCGGCTTCGCTCCGCCCGCTCTCCGACTGGGCGAATCGTATGGTCCGCCGGGGACCTATCCCGCTTCCGGTCCCGTTCCGACTCCCACCGTTGTCCCGTCGGCGGAGCCCGGGCAGCCTGGGATGGACGCTCCCAACGCCGGGCCCCCGCTACCCGTCGCGCCGCAACCTTACCCGTCTACCAGCCCTGCGCCATCCGGCTACGGTTATGCGGCTCCCTCCCGGCCGGAGAATACGGCCCTGGCGATGATCCAGCAGGCCCAGCGCCGCCAGTCGGCGAACGTCGCCAATATGGAAGCTGCCAACGAAGGGCAGCAGGGGAACGCGCCGCAGCAAGGCCAGCAACAGATGATGCAGCAGGAGATGCAGCAACTCGACGGCACAGCCATCGCCACGACGGCCGGCACGGTGCTGTCGGAAGCGGAAATGAAACGGCAGGACGACGCCGCCGACCAGGCGTACCGTCTGCTGATCGCCCTGCTTGGGGAGCCCGAGTCGCGGACTGCTGCCGCTGACGCCCGCAGCCAGGTTTTTTGGCTATTCGGCTTTCTCGAAGGAGAGCAGCGGTTCGACGCCGCGGCCAATTGGATCGAACGCTATCTGACCGATCAGCCCGACGACCCGGCCCAGACGGCGCTCGCGTACCAGTTGCTGCAGGATCGCCTGCACTGGGCCGGACGAACGTCCCCCAGCGACCGGATCGACCTGGCGTTTCTGGACCAGCGGCACGAGCTGTTCGCCGCCGCGCGGAAACAGATTACCGTCTTCATGGCCAAGTACCTTGGCGACAAGCACTGGCGTCGCCAGGCTCAGATGCTGCAGGTCGAAAGCCACCAGCAAGAGGCCCGACTGGCGGCCAAGGTCTCCTCCGTACGTGCCAGCGGTTTGCTGGTCCAGGCGGCCCGCACCTTGCTCGAGGTGCTGCGCAGCGAACCGGATCATCCGGCGGCGGCCAGTTTCCCGCAGCAGTTGTGGAACATTGGCGAGCATCTCCATCGCCTGGGCCAGCGGGACCGGGCCATCTATGTATTCAGCCAGATTCCGATCTATTTCCCGCTCGACACTAACGCCAGCCTCGCCGTGCGGCGGATTGCCGAACTGCATGCCCAGGGGCTGTCGAATCCGCTCAAGGCGGTGGAAACCTACCAGGAGTATCTCAACCTGGCCGGGGCGGATCCGACGACCTCGAACCAGATTTACGACATCGCCGAGCGGCTCGCCGCCAGTCGACGTTACCTCGAAGCGCTGCATGTGTACGACGTTTTCGTCGACAGTTTCCCGACCGACGAACGGGCCTGCCTGGCGCTGCAAGGGATCGGCCGCACCCACCAGGCGAACGAAGCCTGGGAGGAAGCGCTCAAGTCGTTCCAGCGCGTGCTGGACGAATACCCGACCTGCGCCTCGCTGCCCGATGTGAAACTGGCGATCGCCGAGTGCTACATCAACCTGAGCGAATGGGCCAAGGCTCGCAAGCTGTACGAGGAGTTCGCCCAGGCGTACCCCGAACATGGCCAGGCCGCGATGGTGGCCGGCCGCTCGCCCGTGCTCAAGCAGCTGGACCGCTACCAGACGCTGCTGTCCGACAAAGAAGTCGATCGGAACAAGGATGACGCCCAGTTCCAGATTGCCCGGATCGTGCTCAACCAGTTAGGCAACCAGGTCAAGGCGATCGCCGAGTTCCGCAAGGTCACCGCCAACTTCCCCGGCAGCGACCTGGGCGACGACGCCCAGCTGGAGATCGGCAAGACGCTCCTCGCCCTGGATCGGGGCGACGAGGCCCGCACCGAACTGGCCAAGGTGGCGACTAACTTCCCGGGCAGCCCGTTTGCCGACGACGCCCTGTATATCATTGGCTCCAGTTACCAGCAGCAGGCCGAACGCCTGGCGGTTGTCACCAGCGAAACGGCCTGGGCCAGGGCGTATGAGCGGAACCAGCAGCTGGCTTATCAGCAGTTTAACGATGTCGTCCAGGCCCAAGCCAAAGAGCAGTCGGCCCGGCGGGCCCAGCTCAAAGGCGCCGGCAAGTCGGTCGAACTGGGGCTCGACGAAGCGGCCAACTCCTTCCGCTACAACGGCCGCAACTTTGATAACATCAGCAACAGCGCCAAGCTGGCCGAACAGCAAGCGGAAACGGAAAGCGCCCTGCAGGTGGCCAACCGGCAGGATCGCATCAACGAAGCGTACCGCGAAGCCGTGGCCCAGTTCAGCCGCGTCTCCACGGAATATCCGCTGGGCGACAAGACCGACGACGCACTCATCGAAATCGCTCAGATCTATGAGACGCGTTTGAAAGATCGCGCGGCCGCCATGAAGACCTACCAGCGCGTCGTCGAGCTCTTCCCCGGCACGCCGGTCGCCGAAGACGCCGCCTGGAAGGTGGCCGCCTTTTACGAACAGGAAGGCCAGTTCGCCGCAGCGGCTAGCGCTTTTCGCGAATTCACCCGGACTTATCCGGCCAGCAGTCGCGTCGCCGACGCACAGTTCGCCCTGGCCGAAATGCTCGAACAGTTAGGCAAATGGAACGACGCCATGGACGCCTATGAGATCTTCCGCCAGAAGTTCGCCGGCCATGCCAAAGCGAACCTGGCTTCCGATCAGATCAACTGGATCAAGGCGTACCGTAAATAGGCTCCGCCCGACGCAGTCGTTTCCCCACTCGTCATCCGACAGGGCCAGACGCTCTTTCGCACCATACAGGATATCTACCGATGAAAATCTCAACCCTCCTTCTCACCCTGGCGTTCTGCCTGCCATGCCTGGTCTCGCCAGCGCAACAGCCTTTGGCAGAGGCGCCGATTCCCGCCGTCTCTCCCAAGGAAGCCGAGGCCGCCGAGGAACTGTTCCAGGCCGGCCGCAATCTTTTCTTTCAAGGGAAGTACCTCGAAGCGGCCGAGAAACTGCAGAAAGCAGTCGCTGGCAATCCGG is part of the Lignipirellula cremea genome and encodes:
- a CDS encoding tetratricopeptide repeat protein, which codes for MRGIQHGIAAACLVCLLANVATADAPADLKQGVERLAAGEAAAALPLLESAAEGLPASVEAHLALGDCRLQLGQIEKALASFRQVRALSPNHRRAKEIIDALASQEKDFDSKFAYAEQLIASGEYLAAQAILLHVIWEPYSDEELDRSRLLLKTAKFFTLTQGKSKNSAMSDFHKDGPYRSSDPNIRGAAQVLDALLVSVQSKSADLDTLLSGADKLPAPWPARAVLARAAQLALSGDDPVAASRQLRQHADALPKDVFSWWAIPAVKDLLSQAESAHGAGRRDEALAILWPMFSAGDTPAAGAAAELNWQAGWITGRMPSRDNLLPLVAQVAALVPSAATASPLTAADLAPLAWSADLLLAVGAEHHLDYSERLLELARTAGQRSTASGPAEKLSPGTDLQLSILARLASTTDDETARNAVVVQVRSLLDAHAGHASLALLLQRIVVLADDAAPTAVQLHSAFATMADGPSQRLLLKYAAAGYLSLARQLDPPATQTVDPAAPLARADAIALVLESRATAAAADKLALPQEVQAIVNLYAKRRQWTAAQAAVAAFFQERDPAAAAVANAQILLRRQQSQDQQRLAAQLQLAEKLPEELTTVLAAAMTALPADGDAPLRERLLASVDPMISHYTSLERLDLARAMIAALAGKEDSPAADWALWSESQLLAGTAAEAIQAQASRFEKGRKLEPHPAHQKEMDLLGQLLTQHPRSRFAAPAASALAGIPQIYEHHQAFAASEALLTTFVKKHPGLLAAEQLEHQALLVLFRRAEAAFEEAAPHEPPPVAMSAEYQAAVLAAAAWLKAHPAGPHSAQVERRIFDVAKTYGQINAWAAARTVIAEFGNATPDFRHPSRLRLLTAVAWLGELDRDHALEYFQLGLLPGDGDSAYGDASYSAIASNTASGFAPPALRLGESYGPPGTYPASGPVPTPTVVPSAEPGQPGMDAPNAGPPLPVAPQPYPSTSPAPSGYGYAAPSRPENTALAMIQQAQRRQSANVANMEAANEGQQGNAPQQGQQQMMQQEMQQLDGTAIATTAGTVLSEAEMKRQDDAADQAYRLLIALLGEPESRTAAADARSQVFWLFGFLEGEQRFDAAANWIERYLTDQPDDPAQTALAYQLLQDRLHWAGRTSPSDRIDLAFLDQRHELFAAARKQITVFMAKYLGDKHWRRQAQMLQVESHQQEARLAAKVSSVRASGLLVQAARTLLEVLRSEPDHPAAASFPQQLWNIGEHLHRLGQRDRAIYVFSQIPIYFPLDTNASLAVRRIAELHAQGLSNPLKAVETYQEYLNLAGADPTTSNQIYDIAERLAASRRYLEALHVYDVFVDSFPTDERACLALQGIGRTHQANEAWEEALKSFQRVLDEYPTCASLPDVKLAIAECYINLSEWAKARKLYEEFAQAYPEHGQAAMVAGRSPVLKQLDRYQTLLSDKEVDRNKDDAQFQIARIVLNQLGNQVKAIAEFRKVTANFPGSDLGDDAQLEIGKTLLALDRGDEARTELAKVATNFPGSPFADDALYIIGSSYQQQAERLAVVTSETAWARAYERNQQLAYQQFNDVVQAQAKEQSARRAQLKGAGKSVELGLDEAANSFRYNGRNFDNISNSAKLAEQQAETESALQVANRQDRINEAYREAVAQFSRVSTEYPLGDKTDDALIEIAQIYETRLKDRAAAMKTYQRVVELFPGTPVAEDAAWKVAAFYEQEGQFAAAASAFREFTRTYPASSRVADAQFALAEMLEQLGKWNDAMDAYEIFRQKFAGHAKANLASDQINWIKAYRK